From Firmicutes bacterium CAG:345, the proteins below share one genomic window:
- a CDS encoding putative uncharacterized protein (product inferred by homology to UniProt), whose translation MTIIEEIIKSYNPKTNDEAKYVLRELLQQIVLIGLSRSDFFKYASFYGGTALRIFYGLNRYSEDLDFSLNSNSKDELFSFTPFIEKIKEVALSYDLNLENSQKDKKIKTNIESAFAKINTYQTFLSINLNKTILGLIHKDEVIKVKFKIDCNPALGFNTESKWLDIPEFAPVTVLDLPSLFAGKIHAVLCRKYKNNVKGRDYYDFLFYIQRNVKPNLEYLKNKLIDSGKITPNTNFNIYYLKEMLKERIENVNFIDVKNDASKFLLKKEDLSFYSKDLFFQMIDKL comes from the coding sequence ATGACAATAATAGAAGAAATAATTAAATCATATAACCCTAAAACTAATGATGAAGCAAAATACGTTTTAAGAGAATTGCTACAACAAATAGTTTTAATCGGATTAAGTAGAAGTGATTTTTTTAAATATGCCAGCTTTTATGGAGGAACTGCTTTAAGAATATTTTATGGATTAAATAGATATTCTGAAGACTTGGATTTTTCTTTAAATAGTAATAGTAAAGATGAACTATTTTCATTCACCCCATTTATAGAAAAAATAAAAGAAGTAGCTTTATCATATGATTTAAACTTAGAAAATTCCCAAAAAGATAAAAAAATAAAAACTAATATCGAAAGTGCCTTTGCAAAAATAAATACTTATCAAACTTTTTTAAGTATTAATTTAAATAAAACTATTTTGGGCTTAATTCATAAAGATGAAGTAATTAAAGTAAAATTTAAAATAGATTGTAATCCAGCTTTAGGATTTAATACCGAATCAAAGTGGTTAGATATTCCAGAATTCGCCCCTGTTACTGTTCTTGATTTACCTAGCTTATTTGCTGGAAAAATTCATGCCGTCTTATGTAGAAAATATAAAAATAATGTTAAAGGAAGAGACTATTATGATTTTTTATTCTATATTCAAAGAAATGTTAAACCAAATCTTGAATATTTAAAAAACAAACTCATTGATAGTGGAAAAATAACTCCAAACACTAACTTTAATATTTATTATTTAAAAGAAATGTTAAAAGAAAGAATTGAAAATGTAAATTTTATAGATGTAAAAAATGATGCATCTAAATTTTTATTAAAAAAAGAGGATTTATCTTTCTATTCAAAAGATCTCTTTTTTCAAATGATTGATAAATTATAA
- a CDS encoding mate efflux family protein (product inferred by homology to UniProt), with product MILKKGMIDFSMKKIDLGKAPVVSTLFKLAIPSMIAQIVNMLYNFIDRIFVSGIESIGTDALASLGVCFPITLILSSFAALIGLGGAPLSSIKLGEGNKKDAERLFNQAFSTLFCIGIILSILVFIFAEPILLLFGCPDSCLPYALPYLKIYTLGTIFNLIALGLNPFINVQGYAISSMCSTLIGALLNIILDPIFIYVLNLGINGAALATIISQIASFIYVFSFFFRKKSSFKFNIKSFVPTKLILSVFVLGLSPFIMQLTESAIQIVFSICLKKATNGNSDYTAAMTILLSALQLISFPLNGFSNGAGPLVSYNYGARNEERVKKSIKVITIFALIYTSIFYSISMIYPQTYALIFSASENVIEIVAKYGRIFLMGTIMFFAQMALQNTFVALGQAKISIFLACLRKVILLIPLCIILSNFLGAQGVFLSEGISDITAGIITYTTFALYSPHVIKKRCQEKNTIAL from the coding sequence ATGATTCTAAAGAAAGGCATGATTGATTTTTCTATGAAAAAAATAGATTTAGGAAAAGCCCCAGTTGTCTCAACATTATTTAAATTAGCAATTCCTAGTATGATTGCTCAAATTGTAAATATGCTCTACAATTTCATCGATCGTATTTTTGTTTCTGGTATTGAATCTATTGGCACCGATGCTTTGGCAAGTCTTGGTGTCTGTTTTCCAATAACATTAATTCTATCTTCTTTTGCCGCTTTAATTGGACTTGGCGGAGCACCTTTAAGTTCAATAAAGCTTGGTGAAGGGAATAAAAAGGATGCAGAAAGACTTTTCAATCAAGCTTTTTCTACGCTTTTTTGCATAGGGATAATATTATCAATTTTAGTTTTTATTTTTGCCGAACCAATTTTATTATTATTCGGTTGTCCAGATAGCTGTCTTCCTTATGCTTTACCTTATTTAAAAATATATACTCTTGGTACCATTTTTAATCTTATTGCTTTAGGTCTTAATCCTTTTATAAATGTTCAAGGATATGCTATATCTTCCATGTGTTCAACTTTAATTGGAGCTTTATTAAATATAATTTTAGACCCGATATTTATCTACGTTTTAAATCTTGGAATCAATGGTGCTGCTTTGGCGACTATCATTTCTCAAATTGCTTCTTTCATTTATGTTTTTTCTTTCTTTTTCAGAAAGAAATCATCTTTTAAATTCAATATAAAAAGTTTTGTTCCAACCAAATTAATTCTTTCTGTTTTTGTTTTAGGGCTTTCTCCTTTCATCATGCAGCTTACAGAAAGTGCAATTCAAATTGTTTTTAGTATCTGCTTAAAAAAGGCTACAAATGGAAATAGTGACTATACTGCAGCTATGACTATTCTTTTAAGTGCTTTACAACTTATCAGTTTTCCACTTAATGGCTTTTCTAATGGTGCTGGTCCATTAGTAAGTTATAACTATGGAGCTAGAAACGAGGAAAGAGTAAAAAAGTCAATTAAAGTAATAACAATATTCGCTTTAATTTATACTTCTATTTTCTATTCAATTTCCATGATATATCCTCAGACTTATGCTTTAATTTTTTCCGCAAGCGAAAATGTTATAGAAATTGTTGCTAAATATGGAAGAATATTTTTGATGGGCACAATAATGTTTTTTGCTCAAATGGCATTACAAAATACTTTTGTAGCTTTAGGACAAGCCAAAATTTCCATCTTCTTAGCCTGCTTAAGAAAAGTAATTTTACTAATTCCACTATGCATTATTCTCTCTAATTTTTTAGGTGCTCAAGGAGTATTTTTAAGCGAAGGAATAAGCGATATCACCGCTGGAATTATAACCTATACAACTTTTGCTTTATATTCTCCGCATGTAATTAAAAAGCGTTGCCAAGAAAAAAATACAATTGCCCTATAA
- a CDS encoding dNA polymerase III subunit beta (product inferred by homology to UniProt) has translation MKKISEFSKKFYQIDEASLQSSHNKLKLVANRSAFLKILNSVIDGIPAKSADPNYMNFLITINDEEKTILASDGAITIIHSLANDENPVLKSYEPGTIEIPARHFVSIISKLEGEEVILTQIENSFLNITDNYSNFNIKCSRGEEFPQLDIHFTSSHTFEIDGNDFLNLYNSTAFAVATRGPKKHFYGVKIGVNNNILEFVATDSYRLAQRKVAVENNEKFYFIAPVKALSLVAKYCEGKKVLISEDNNLASFKVDNLTVISRLYVGEFPNIDRIIPVSTPFVLNVDSKIFLNALDRVATILDAGKGQCVVLKCNEDEAELFARSEQVGNSADPLAGAEFEGNQFEISFNYSYVNDAIKALNSEKIHLCFASEGTAFLVKNDDPNNIQIVTPLRSSASN, from the coding sequence ATGAAAAAAATAAGCGAATTTTCAAAAAAATTTTATCAAATCGATGAAGCTTCACTTCAATCTTCGCATAATAAATTAAAACTCGTTGCTAATCGATCAGCTTTCTTAAAAATATTAAATTCAGTAATCGATGGTATCCCAGCAAAATCAGCTGATCCTAACTACATGAATTTTTTAATTACAATCAATGATGAAGAAAAAACAATACTTGCCAGCGATGGTGCTATTACAATTATTCATTCTTTAGCCAATGATGAAAATCCAGTTTTAAAATCTTATGAACCTGGAACAATTGAAATTCCTGCTCGTCATTTTGTCAGCATTATCAGCAAATTAGAAGGCGAAGAAGTAATACTTACTCAAATAGAAAATTCCTTTTTAAATATTACTGATAATTATTCTAACTTTAATATAAAATGTAGCCGTGGTGAAGAGTTTCCTCAATTAGATATTCATTTTACCAGCAGTCATACATTTGAAATCGATGGAAATGATTTTTTAAATCTTTATAATTCAACAGCTTTTGCTGTTGCAACCCGTGGTCCTAAAAAACATTTCTACGGTGTTAAAATTGGTGTAAATAATAATATTTTAGAATTTGTTGCTACAGATAGTTATCGTTTAGCTCAAAGAAAAGTCGCAGTAGAAAATAACGAAAAGTTTTATTTTATTGCCCCAGTTAAAGCTTTATCTTTGGTTGCTAAATACTGCGAAGGAAAAAAAGTCCTTATAAGTGAAGATAATAATTTAGCATCATTTAAAGTTGATAATTTAACTGTAATTAGCCGTTTATATGTAGGAGAATTCCCAAATATTGATCGTATTATTCCAGTTTCTACTCCTTTTGTTTTAAATGTCGATAGTAAAATATTTTTAAATGCTTTAGATCGTGTTGCTACAATTTTAGATGCAGGTAAAGGTCAATGTGTCGTCTTGAAATGCAATGAAGATGAAGCTGAACTATTTGCAAGATCTGAACAAGTCGGTAATTCAGCTGATCCTTTAGCTGGAGCAGAATTTGAAGGAAATCAATTTGAAATAAGCTTTAATTATTCCTATGTCAACGATGCTATCAAAGCTTTAAATAGTGAAAAAATTCATCTTTGTTTCGCTAGTGAAGGCACTGCTTTCTTAGTAAAAAATGATGATCCAAATAATATTCAAATAGTTACCCCTTTACGTTCTTCAGCAAGCAATTAA
- a CDS encoding putative uncharacterized protein (product inferred by homology to UniProt), translating into MGKEVAYKAVMRPVEGTILTVIRESSQALADSVYPDMPLDEALDILLKEARESLKRTPNLLPVLKEAGVVDSGGAGLCKIIEGFDLALHNQIVEKNMPDVVSDSVVEPIIGNVQASLEHKEFGYCTEFILKLPEDPIKAKKKNFVPSRFSGVLNSHGNSIVMVHDDDLIKVHIHTLNPGNILTYAQQFGEFVKIKVENMSEQHTHLIEEDAKAKEDEIKKQPKKPFGLISVGAGKGIVDLFKDLNCDYIVSGGQTMNPSTEDFIKAIKSINAEQIFILPNNSNIIMAATQACDVMNEEVKCTVIPTKTIPQGLVSAMMYNPESDYDTNYNNMMESLSSVKSGQVTFAVKDTSFEGMEIHKDDFIGICDKKILATEKDKIKCALKLINTMIDEDSSIITIITGEDVTEAERDALKELVQAKVGDMVDVDVKVGLQPVYSFIIGIE; encoded by the coding sequence ATGGGTAAAGAAGTTGCTTATAAAGCTGTTATGCGTCCTGTTGAAGGTACAATTTTAACAGTTATTCGTGAAAGCTCTCAAGCTTTGGCTGATAGTGTTTATCCTGATATGCCTCTTGATGAAGCCTTAGATATTCTTTTAAAAGAAGCTAGAGAATCTTTAAAAAGGACCCCAAATTTATTGCCTGTTTTAAAAGAAGCTGGCGTTGTCGATAGCGGTGGCGCTGGTTTATGCAAAATTATCGAAGGCTTTGATTTAGCTCTTCATAATCAAATCGTTGAAAAAAATATGCCTGATGTTGTTTCTGATTCAGTAGTTGAACCTATTATCGGCAACGTCCAAGCCAGTTTAGAGCATAAAGAATTTGGTTATTGCACAGAATTTATTTTAAAATTACCAGAAGATCCTATAAAAGCAAAGAAGAAAAACTTTGTTCCTTCCCGTTTCTCCGGTGTTTTAAACTCCCATGGTAATTCTATTGTCATGGTTCATGATGATGATTTAATCAAAGTACATATTCATACATTAAATCCTGGAAATATTCTTACCTATGCTCAACAATTTGGTGAATTTGTTAAGATAAAAGTTGAAAATATGTCTGAGCAACACACTCATTTAATTGAAGAAGATGCTAAGGCAAAAGAAGATGAAATAAAAAAACAACCAAAAAAGCCATTTGGCTTAATCTCTGTTGGAGCTGGTAAAGGTATAGTTGATTTATTTAAAGATTTAAATTGCGACTATATAGTCAGCGGTGGTCAGACAATGAATCCTTCTACCGAAGATTTCATCAAAGCCATCAAATCTATCAATGCTGAACAAATATTTATATTACCAAATAACTCCAATATCATCATGGCCGCAACTCAGGCTTGTGATGTCATGAATGAAGAAGTAAAATGCACTGTTATTCCAACTAAAACCATTCCACAAGGTCTTGTATCAGCAATGATGTATAATCCAGAATCTGATTATGATACAAACTATAACAATATGATGGAATCTTTATCCTCCGTCAAATCTGGTCAAGTTACTTTTGCTGTCAAAGATACTTCATTCGAAGGTATGGAAATTCATAAAGATGATTTCATCGGTATCTGCGACAAAAAGATTTTAGCAACAGAAAAAGATAAAATTAAATGCGCTTTAAAACTTATCAATACCATGATTGATGAAGATTCTTCTATCATCACTATCATTACTGGCGAAGATGTTACAGAAGCTGAAAGAGATGCTTTAAAAGAATTAGTTCAAGCCAAAGTTGGTGATATGGTAGATGTCGATGTCAAAGTTGGTCTTCAACCTGTCTATTCTTTCATCATTGGAATCGAATAA
- a CDS encoding chromosomal replication initiator protein DnaA (product inferred by homology to UniProt), which translates to MINIKEIWNMTLKCIEDKIPQKIYENYFDDVKLLSLDKNIATVVVPNELSKTLLEGQYKQNLQDSLLEVTETLYDLKFILSSELEENTSSTSSENLSKASFFKHSKLNPNYTFDNFVVGESNESAYKASHLIADHLATLNPLFIYSASGLGKTHLMHAIGNYVLSVTPLKKVLYITAEDFVDEYVRFSTKRDKNNVSMKDFFITVDVFLIDDIQFLAEKTQTCEMFFHIFNLLVSNNKQIVITSDRDPKKLEGLEERLVSRFSSGLTVSIKVPEIDTLMNILKLKIKASGHDLNLFPDDVLLYLAQNNSKNVRELEGALNRIVFYNMINKNPGPITMDLVHQAFDNEVVKDHKESLSPEKIISTTASYYNLAPSQLTSKVRINQITFARQIAIYLCRELLDIPFSQIGKIFSRDHSTIMSSVQKVENLLKDDNQTIHAINQLKDQLKTR; encoded by the coding sequence ATGATAAACATAAAAGAAATATGGAACATGACACTGAAGTGTATTGAAGATAAAATTCCGCAAAAAATATATGAAAATTATTTTGATGATGTAAAACTATTATCTTTAGATAAAAATATTGCTACTGTTGTCGTACCAAACGAACTTTCTAAAACTTTATTAGAAGGTCAATATAAACAAAATCTTCAAGATTCCTTGTTAGAAGTAACCGAAACTCTTTATGATTTGAAATTCATTCTCTCTAGTGAACTTGAAGAAAACACTTCTTCTACTTCATCAGAAAATCTTAGTAAAGCTTCTTTTTTTAAGCATTCTAAACTCAATCCTAATTATACATTCGATAATTTTGTTGTTGGAGAAAGCAATGAATCTGCCTATAAAGCCAGCCATTTAATTGCTGATCATCTTGCAACATTAAATCCTTTATTCATCTATTCTGCTTCTGGTTTAGGAAAAACTCATTTGATGCACGCCATTGGAAACTATGTTTTATCAGTGACACCATTAAAAAAAGTTTTATATATTACAGCAGAAGACTTTGTTGATGAATATGTTCGTTTTTCAACTAAAAGAGACAAAAATAACGTTTCAATGAAGGATTTTTTTATCACAGTTGATGTCTTTTTAATCGATGATATTCAATTTTTAGCTGAAAAGACTCAAACTTGCGAAATGTTCTTCCATATATTCAATCTTTTAGTAAGTAATAATAAGCAAATAGTTATCACTTCTGATCGCGATCCAAAAAAATTAGAAGGCCTTGAAGAGCGCTTAGTATCTCGCTTCTCTAGCGGATTAACCGTTTCAATCAAAGTACCTGAAATCGATACTTTAATGAATATTTTAAAACTTAAGATTAAAGCATCCGGTCATGATTTAAATCTATTTCCTGATGATGTCTTATTATATTTAGCTCAAAACAATTCTAAAAATGTCCGCGAACTTGAAGGAGCTTTAAATAGAATAGTCTTCTATAATATGATCAATAAAAATCCTGGTCCTATAACGATGGATTTAGTTCACCAAGCTTTCGATAATGAAGTTGTTAAAGATCACAAAGAAAGTTTAAGTCCGGAAAAAATAATATCTACAACAGCTAGCTACTATAATTTAGCTCCTAGTCAATTAACTAGCAAAGTTAGAATCAATCAAATAACTTTCGCTAGACAAATAGCAATATATCTTTGCCGAGAATTATTGGATATCCCTTTTTCACAAATTGGAAAAATCTTTTCCAGAGACCACTCAACCATCATGTCCAGTGTACAAAAAGTGGAAAACTTATTGAAAGATGATAATCAAACTATCCATGCTATAAACCAATTAAAAGATCAATTAAAAACTCGATAA
- a CDS encoding dNA replication and repair protein RecF (product inferred by homology to UniProt) translates to MFLKHLGLRNFRSYKNLNIDINSNLNFIYGANGTGKTGLLEAISFLSETRSFKKCDDKELINTKEKFASIEGTYEDGDYKHEINALIEEKGKTFILDDVKKKTTAQVIGNLLTVSYEPSQVFLFKDEPNLRRRMMNETLSPIDAQYLYSLGRYNKYLRERNQALSLDYDRDVIRVLTQELIMSSYRIMVMRRRFVKRLDIEVNKNFKKLDKSDKEVHLSYLTNYPFEDNLEDYIEAMKKAFEARRSEEATRKTTLIGIHRDDIKASLDGLDLASSGSQGQNRLVTIAIKISIANLILEVTKKPPILLLDDIFSDLDIDHINSLQDELKNYPGQIFATGCNILGETKDWDLLKIVDQKIERSN, encoded by the coding sequence ATGTTCTTAAAACATCTTGGATTAAGAAACTTTCGCTCATATAAAAATTTGAATATTGATATAAATTCTAATCTTAATTTTATTTATGGAGCTAATGGAACGGGAAAGACTGGACTTCTTGAAGCTATAAGCTTTCTTTCCGAAACACGCTCTTTTAAAAAATGTGATGATAAAGAACTTATAAATACCAAAGAAAAGTTTGCTTCAATAGAAGGAACTTATGAAGATGGCGATTATAAGCATGAAATAAATGCATTGATAGAAGAAAAAGGAAAAACTTTTATTCTCGATGATGTGAAGAAAAAAACAACCGCTCAGGTCATAGGAAATCTTCTTACAGTTTCTTATGAACCATCACAAGTGTTCCTTTTTAAAGATGAGCCGAATTTAAGAAGGAGGATGATGAATGAAACTTTGTCTCCAATCGATGCTCAGTATCTTTATTCATTGGGAAGATACAATAAATATTTAAGAGAACGGAATCAAGCTTTGAGCTTAGATTATGATAGAGATGTTATCAGAGTTTTAACGCAAGAATTGATTATGAGTTCTTATCGAATTATGGTCATGCGGAGAAGATTTGTTAAAAGATTGGATATCGAAGTAAATAAAAATTTTAAAAAATTAGACAAATCAGATAAAGAAGTGCATTTATCATATTTAACAAATTATCCTTTTGAGGACAATTTGGAAGATTATATAGAAGCGATGAAAAAAGCTTTTGAAGCGAGAAGAAGCGAAGAAGCGACGAGAAAAACAACTCTTATAGGAATTCATAGAGATGATATAAAAGCTAGCTTAGATGGGCTGGATTTAGCTTCTAGCGGGTCACAAGGTCAAAATAGATTGGTGACAATAGCGATAAAGATCTCGATAGCTAATTTGATATTAGAAGTGACAAAGAAACCTCCTATATTACTTCTGGATGATATTTTTTCAGATTTAGATATAGATCATATAAATTCTTTGCAAGATGAATTGAAAAATTATCCTGGTCAAATATTTGCAACAGGGTGCAATATCCTTGGTGAAACAAAAGATTGGGATTTACTTAAAATAGTCGATCAGAAAATTGAAAGGAGTAACTGA
- a CDS encoding aTP-dependent DNA helicase RecG (product inferred by homology to UniProt), with product MKQEDILLKLNALYDTDVLEHFPKEYLYLYNTPIDKIEEEGKDIIVFGSISDIKSIRTPLSIIRFKINYLNKVLSCAIFNQPFYINVLKKFNKYCLVCRYKKKTKSYIVRYVIKEDSPYLRTKIKPIYTLPKGVSQLDFINLIEGILIQKSQYITNKLPKKICDKYKFEDRYLAFKDVHFPLNEDALKRGLRVFKYEEALQYSLATSVIKKYRNLIKKQVTTLIDINEVDTFINKLTFKLTGDQLNAIHEIVFDMNKTQIMNRLLQGDVGTGKTLVALCALYANYLRHGQGALLAPTKILAQQHYENACKLFKDTPIKIKFLAGNLKTKEKDKINKLLESGEIDIIIGTHTLMSQNIKYKNLTLSIIDEQQNFGVEQRNALINKGMNADLLMMTATPIPRTLSKIINNDMDVSSLNEFPSKKRNVKTMVVQSVDKIINKAILRALEIKRQVFIVAPKIIETGTGKKISVETIFAQMATEYGEDNVALLHGKMKEEERNKIYDEFKSGEKLILVATSIIEVGIDIPHACLMVIYSASTFGLSSLHQLRGRIGRDGESALALLVYDDDDQENYERLKYLADNEDGYNIAKYDLIHRGSGSLTGSNQSGDSDLKVANFANDQVIFEYAIKDSVEILENLDDVDYRIYYSNVLKNLSDYKLD from the coding sequence ATGAAACAAGAAGATATTTTACTCAAATTAAATGCCTTATATGATACTGATGTTTTAGAACATTTTCCAAAAGAATATCTTTATCTTTATAATACACCTATTGATAAAATCGAAGAAGAGGGAAAAGATATCATTGTTTTTGGTTCAATTAGTGATATTAAATCTATTAGAACTCCTTTGTCCATTATTCGTTTTAAAATCAATTACTTAAATAAAGTTTTATCTTGTGCTATTTTTAATCAGCCTTTTTATATCAATGTTCTAAAAAAATTTAATAAATATTGTCTTGTTTGTCGCTATAAAAAGAAAACTAAATCTTATATTGTCCGCTATGTTATAAAAGAAGATTCACCTTATTTAAGAACTAAAATTAAACCGATATATACTTTGCCAAAAGGAGTTTCTCAACTTGATTTTATAAACTTAATCGAAGGAATCTTAATTCAAAAATCACAATATATTACCAATAAACTCCCTAAAAAAATCTGTGATAAATATAAATTTGAAGATCGCTATTTAGCTTTTAAAGATGTTCATTTTCCTTTAAACGAAGATGCTTTAAAAAGAGGACTCCGTGTTTTTAAATATGAAGAAGCCCTCCAATATTCTTTAGCAACTTCAGTTATAAAAAAATATAGAAATTTAATAAAAAAACAAGTGACAACTTTAATTGATATAAATGAAGTTGACACTTTTATAAATAAATTAACCTTCAAATTAACTGGTGATCAACTAAATGCTATTCATGAAATAGTTTTTGATATGAATAAAACTCAAATTATGAATCGTTTATTACAAGGTGATGTTGGAACTGGTAAAACTCTTGTTGCTTTGTGTGCGCTTTATGCTAATTACCTTCGACATGGTCAAGGTGCTTTGCTCGCTCCAACAAAAATATTAGCTCAGCAACACTATGAAAACGCCTGCAAATTATTTAAAGATACTCCAATTAAAATTAAGTTTTTAGCTGGAAATCTAAAAACCAAAGAAAAAGATAAAATCAATAAATTATTAGAGTCTGGAGAAATAGATATAATTATCGGAACTCATACATTGATGTCTCAAAATATAAAATATAAAAATTTAACGCTTTCCATAATCGATGAACAACAAAATTTCGGAGTAGAACAAAGAAATGCTCTTATCAATAAAGGAATGAATGCTGATCTTTTGATGATGACTGCAACACCTATTCCACGTACTCTTTCGAAAATTATCAATAATGATATGGATGTTAGTTCATTGAATGAGTTTCCATCAAAAAAAAGAAATGTCAAAACTATGGTTGTTCAGTCTGTTGATAAAATTATCAATAAAGCAATTTTAAGAGCCTTAGAAATAAAAAGACAAGTATTTATAGTAGCTCCAAAAATCATTGAAACAGGAACTGGGAAAAAAATATCCGTTGAAACTATTTTCGCCCAAATGGCAACTGAATATGGCGAAGATAATGTTGCGCTTTTACATGGTAAAATGAAAGAAGAAGAACGCAACAAAATTTACGATGAATTTAAATCTGGAGAAAAACTAATTTTAGTTGCCACTTCCATCATTGAAGTTGGTATCGATATTCCTCATGCTTGTTTAATGGTTATATATTCAGCTTCTACTTTTGGTCTTTCTTCTTTACATCAATTAAGAGGAAGAATTGGTAGAGATGGAGAGTCAGCTTTAGCTCTTCTAGTCTATGACGACGATGATCAAGAAAACTATGAAAGATTAAAATACTTGGCTGATAATGAAGATGGCTATAATATTGCCAAATATGATCTTATTCATCGTGGATCCGGCTCTTTAACTGGAAGCAATCAAAGTGGTGACAGCGACTTAAAAGTAGCTAATTTTGCTAACGATCAAGTCATTTTTGAATATGCTATAAAAGATAGTGTAGAAATATTAGAAAATCTTGATGATGTCGATTATAGAATTTACTATTCCAATGTCTTAAAAAATCTTTCAGATTATAAATTAGATTAA
- a CDS encoding putative alkaline-shock protein (product inferred by homology to UniProt): MVKDKSPKKSTLEKIAAIVGNTVEEVYGVTGLSSYRTILDEIQTLLKKENFRDGVKVIKVSDTNYEVTVFCLLAFGVKVNEVIAELQEQIKYAVEKKLKISVTKVNVFVRGIK, translated from the coding sequence ATGGTTAAAGATAAATCACCAAAAAAATCAACTTTGGAAAAAATCGCAGCTATTGTTGGAAACACTGTTGAAGAAGTTTATGGTGTTACAGGCCTATCTTCTTACAGAACGATACTTGACGAAATTCAAACTCTATTAAAAAAGGAAAACTTTCGCGATGGAGTAAAAGTAATCAAAGTTTCCGATACTAATTATGAAGTTACAGTTTTTTGCTTGCTAGCTTTTGGCGTAAAAGTTAATGAAGTTATCGCTGAGCTTCAAGAACAAATTAAATACGCCGTCGAAAAGAAACTAAAGATTTCCGTTACCAAGGTTAACGTTTTCGTCCGTGGTATAAAATAA
- a CDS encoding s4 domain protein YaaA (product inferred by homology to UniProt), which yields MKDVKISTEFIRLGQLVKLLDLVDTGGQVTVYLLSNEILVNGVDEKRRGKKLYPNDVVTLDGEEYRICS from the coding sequence ATGAAAGATGTAAAAATTTCAACAGAATTTATTCGTTTAGGCCAACTTGTTAAATTATTGGATTTAGTTGATACAGGTGGTCAAGTAACAGTTTATCTGCTTTCAAATGAGATCCTTGTCAATGGTGTTGACGAAAAACGTCGCGGAAAAAAGCTTTATCCGAATGATGTTGTAACACTTGATGGCGAGGAATATAGAATATGTTCTTAA
- a CDS encoding putative transposase (product inferred by homology to UniProt): MAKKGQKFKHYSKDLKLLVVQEYLSHKYSLQSLARKYNISSIETILHWAQDYCKDGELAFEEKRGRATKENSPFKGRPRIRFVSENEKEEYLKQKEEYYKKD; this comes from the coding sequence ATGGCCAAAAAAGGACAAAAATTTAAACATTATAGCAAGGATTTAAAATTATTGGTTGTTCAAGAATATCTTTCTCACAAATATTCTCTTCAATCACTTGCAAGAAAATATAATATTTCTTCTATAGAAACCATTCTCCATTGGGCTCAAGACTATTGCAAAGATGGCGAACTTGCATTTGAAGAAAAAAGAGGAAGAGCTACCAAAGAAAATTCACCTTTTAAAGGTAGACCTAGAATTCGCTTTGTTTCCGAAAATGAAAAAGAAGAATATTTAAAACAAAAAGAAGAATATTATAAAAAAGATTAA